The nucleotide sequence GCCGAGGCGGGTGGCGCGTTCGCGCATGGAGGTGAGGCCGAAGTGGCCGGCGAAGTCGTCGCGCGGGTCGAAGCCGACGCCGTCGTCGCGGATGGTGAGGTGGCAGGTGCCGTTGTCGCGGACGAAGCGGATGGCGACGTTGCGGGCGCGGGCGTGCTTGACGGTGTTGTTGG is from Candidatus Hydrogenedentota bacterium and encodes:
- a CDS encoding sensor histidine kinase, with the protein product NNTVKHARARNVAIRFVRDNGTCHLTIRDDGVGFDPRDDFAGHFGLTSMRERATRLGGTLAVESAPGTGTTVSVRVPVRV